Proteins encoded within one genomic window of Oncorhynchus keta strain PuntledgeMale-10-30-2019 chromosome 12, Oket_V2, whole genome shotgun sequence:
- the LOC118370482 gene encoding E3 ubiquitin-protein ligase NEURL3-like isoform X1, translating to MGNSKSSEFCPKHGRHCLAPLFFHEGVLGTQVCLSLGGRRVERNRETFQNGLTFSSCPIRVQEKIHLRVELCDQHWNGALRVGFTSIPPSSCGPLFPPAMAIPDLTTIDRYWAAPVPSSLNMPEAELRFWVTPKGVLVCEGQNRVRYLLLEGVDVRSPLWAIIDVYGQTRAVLLLGSKQKGCNTCRSCPYEDSCMCVNKGLPSCTPRGIHLPTDPITTTQMDSSAERDLVEDCAVCLSLRASVVLSCGHRCLCQCCAVRVTAEFGICPLCRQSIR from the exons ATGGGGAACAGTAAGAGCAGTG aATTTTGTCCAAAACATGGGCGTCACTGTCTGGCGCCCCTGTTCTTCCATGAAGGGGTATTGGGGACCCAGGTGTGTCTGAGTCTGGGAGGTAGGCGTgtggagaggaacagggagaccTTCCAGAATGGTCTGACCTTCAGCAGTTGTCCAATCAGGGTCCAGGAGAAGATACATCTGCGGGTGGAGCTTTGTGACCAGCACTGGAATGGAGCTTTGCGGGTGGGATTCACCTCCATACCCCCCTCCTCCTGTGGGCCACTCTTCCCCCCTGCCATGGCCATCCCTGACCTCACTACCATCGACCGGTACTGGGCAGCCCCCGTGCCCTCCAGCCTCAACATGCCAGAGGCAGAGCTCCGCTTCTGGGTAACCCCTAAAGGGGTGCTGGTGTGCGAGGGGCAAAATCGTGTGAGGTACCTGCTCCTGGAGGGGGTGGATGTGAGAAGCCCCCTCTGGGCTATTATAGATGTCTACGGGCAGACCAGAGCTGTGCTCTTATTGG GATCAAAACAAAAAGGATGCAATACGTGTAGGTCCTGCCCTTATGAGGACAGCTGCATGTGTGTGAACAAGGGTCTTCCCAGTTGCACCCCTCGGGGCATCCACCTCCCCACTGACCCTATCACTACCACACAGATGGACTCCTCTGCAG AGCGGGACTTGGTTGAAGATTGCGCTGTGTGTCTATCCTTGAGAGCTTCTGTTGTCCTATCCTGTGGGCACCGCTGCCTGTGCCAATGCTGCGCAGTGCGCGTCACCGCTGAGTTTGGAATCTGCCCGCTGTGTCGCCAGTCAATCAGATAG
- the LOC118370482 gene encoding E3 ubiquitin-protein ligase NEURL3-like isoform X2, which yields MLGEFCPKHGRHCLAPLFFHEGVLGTQVCLSLGGRRVERNRETFQNGLTFSSCPIRVQEKIHLRVELCDQHWNGALRVGFTSIPPSSCGPLFPPAMAIPDLTTIDRYWAAPVPSSLNMPEAELRFWVTPKGVLVCEGQNRVRYLLLEGVDVRSPLWAIIDVYGQTRAVLLLGSKQKGCNTCRSCPYEDSCMCVNKGLPSCTPRGIHLPTDPITTTQMDSSAERDLVEDCAVCLSLRASVVLSCGHRCLCQCCAVRVTAEFGICPLCRQSIR from the exons atgcttggag aATTTTGTCCAAAACATGGGCGTCACTGTCTGGCGCCCCTGTTCTTCCATGAAGGGGTATTGGGGACCCAGGTGTGTCTGAGTCTGGGAGGTAGGCGTgtggagaggaacagggagaccTTCCAGAATGGTCTGACCTTCAGCAGTTGTCCAATCAGGGTCCAGGAGAAGATACATCTGCGGGTGGAGCTTTGTGACCAGCACTGGAATGGAGCTTTGCGGGTGGGATTCACCTCCATACCCCCCTCCTCCTGTGGGCCACTCTTCCCCCCTGCCATGGCCATCCCTGACCTCACTACCATCGACCGGTACTGGGCAGCCCCCGTGCCCTCCAGCCTCAACATGCCAGAGGCAGAGCTCCGCTTCTGGGTAACCCCTAAAGGGGTGCTGGTGTGCGAGGGGCAAAATCGTGTGAGGTACCTGCTCCTGGAGGGGGTGGATGTGAGAAGCCCCCTCTGGGCTATTATAGATGTCTACGGGCAGACCAGAGCTGTGCTCTTATTGG GATCAAAACAAAAAGGATGCAATACGTGTAGGTCCTGCCCTTATGAGGACAGCTGCATGTGTGTGAACAAGGGTCTTCCCAGTTGCACCCCTCGGGGCATCCACCTCCCCACTGACCCTATCACTACCACACAGATGGACTCCTCTGCAG AGCGGGACTTGGTTGAAGATTGCGCTGTGTGTCTATCCTTGAGAGCTTCTGTTGTCCTATCCTGTGGGCACCGCTGCCTGTGCCAATGCTGCGCAGTGCGCGTCACCGCTGAGTTTGGAATCTGCCCGCTGTGTCGCCAGTCAATCAGATAG